From one Haloferax marinisediminis genomic stretch:
- the gcvH gene encoding glycine cleavage system protein GcvH, whose product MFEIPDDRKYLESHEWTTTDGDTVRVGISDFAQDELGDVVFVELPAEGDEVAAGDEFGVVESIKAVSDLYAPISGTVAAVNEDLFDAPELVNDDPYGDGWMLELEPSDTDEFDDLLSPEEYREQTE is encoded by the coding sequence ATGTTCGAAATTCCCGACGACCGAAAGTACCTGGAATCGCACGAATGGACCACCACCGACGGCGACACCGTCCGCGTCGGCATCTCTGACTTCGCACAGGACGAACTGGGCGACGTCGTGTTCGTCGAACTCCCCGCCGAGGGCGACGAAGTCGCAGCAGGCGACGAGTTCGGCGTCGTCGAGAGTATCAAGGCAGTCTCCGACCTCTACGCCCCGATTTCGGGGACGGTCGCCGCCGTCAACGAAGACCTGTTCGACGCCCCCGAACTCGTCAACGACGACCCGTACGGCGACGGATGGATGCTCGAACTGGAACCGTCCGACACGGACGAGTTCGACGACCTCCTCTCTCCAGAGGAGTACCGCGAGCAAACGGAGTGA
- the gcvT gene encoding glycine cleavage system aminomethyltransferase GcvT, producing the protein MGLRKPPLYDAHADAGARFTEFGGWDMPVEYDSIKAEHAAVRESVGIFDVSHMSEIEVSGPDATALMQRLTTNDVTALDPGDSQYSAIVDDEGVIIDDTVVYRLPDRDGRVYLFIPNAGHDEEMYDRWTSFRDDWDLDATVEDVTEEWAMFAVQGPDALDTVTDAAPDANLGGLSKFQATFADVAGVECWVARTGYTGEDGFEVLCPWDDAETVWSSLDATPCGLGCRDTLRMEMGYLLSGQDFDPEDEPRTPYEAGIGFVVKLDTEFVGRDALEQQREDGVDETFVGFTLLDRGIPRHGYDIATEDGDVVGVVTSGTMSPTLSEPIGLGYVPTEYAESGTIVQVLVRGREKRAKIVTPPFIDR; encoded by the coding sequence ATGGGCCTTCGAAAGCCGCCGTTGTACGACGCCCACGCTGACGCCGGGGCGCGTTTCACGGAGTTCGGCGGATGGGACATGCCTGTGGAGTACGACTCCATCAAGGCAGAACACGCGGCCGTCCGAGAGTCCGTTGGCATCTTCGACGTCTCACACATGAGTGAGATCGAAGTGTCCGGCCCGGACGCCACCGCGTTGATGCAACGCCTGACGACGAACGACGTGACGGCCCTCGACCCGGGTGACTCGCAGTACTCGGCCATCGTCGACGACGAGGGAGTCATCATCGACGACACCGTCGTCTACCGATTACCTGACCGAGACGGCCGGGTGTACCTCTTCATCCCGAACGCCGGGCACGACGAAGAGATGTACGACCGGTGGACCTCGTTCCGTGACGACTGGGACCTCGACGCCACCGTCGAGGACGTCACCGAAGAGTGGGCCATGTTCGCAGTACAGGGCCCGGACGCACTCGACACCGTCACGGATGCCGCACCCGACGCGAACCTCGGCGGCCTCTCGAAGTTCCAAGCGACGTTCGCCGACGTCGCGGGGGTCGAGTGCTGGGTCGCCCGAACGGGCTACACCGGCGAAGACGGCTTCGAAGTCCTCTGTCCGTGGGACGACGCCGAGACCGTGTGGTCGTCACTCGACGCCACACCGTGTGGACTCGGGTGCCGCGACACGCTCCGGATGGAGATGGGGTACTTGCTCTCTGGGCAAGATTTCGACCCCGAGGACGAACCCCGAACCCCCTACGAGGCCGGCATCGGCTTCGTCGTCAAGTTAGACACCGAGTTCGTGGGCCGTGACGCCCTCGAACAGCAACGTGAGGACGGAGTCGACGAGACGTTCGTCGGTTTCACACTCCTCGACCGCGGAATCCCCCGACACGGCTACGACATCGCCACCGAGGACGGCGACGTCGTCGGTGTGGTGACGAGCGGAACGATGAGTCCGACGCTCTCGGAACCCATCGGACTCGGCTACGTCCCCACCGAATACGCAGAGTCGGGGACCATCGTACAGGTTCTCGTCCGCGGCCGTGAAAAGCGCGCAAAGATAGTCACACCACCCTTTATCGACCGATAA
- the tuf gene encoding translation elongation factor EF-1 subunit alpha, with product MADKPHQNLAIIGHVDHGKSTLVGRLLFETGSVPEHIIEQHREEAESKGKSGFEFAYVMDNLAEERERGVTIDIAHQRFDTDKYYFTIVDTPGHRDFVKNMITGASQADHAILVVAADDGVAPQTREHVFLARTLGIETLIIAVNKMDVVDYSEDTYKQVKEEVQQLLKQVRFDSDDARFIPISAFEGDNISEHSDNMPWFDGPTVLEALNNLPEPSPPTDAPLRIPIQDVYTISGIGTVPVGRVETGILNVGDNVSFQPSDISGEVKTIEMHHEEVGQAGPGDNIGFNVRGVGKDDIRRGDVCGPADDPPSVAKTFKAQIVVMQHPSVITAGYTPVIHAHTSQVACTFESLDQKLDPASGEVAEENPDFIKAGDAAIVTLRPQKPLSLEPSSEIAELGSFAIRDMGQTIAAGKVLEVNE from the coding sequence ATGGCAGACAAACCACACCAGAACCTAGCCATCATCGGACACGTCGACCACGGGAAGTCCACGCTCGTCGGGAGACTCCTGTTCGAGACAGGCAGCGTACCGGAACACATCATCGAACAGCACCGCGAGGAAGCGGAGTCCAAGGGCAAGTCGGGTTTCGAATTCGCCTACGTCATGGACAACCTCGCAGAAGAGCGTGAGCGCGGTGTCACGATCGACATCGCCCACCAGCGCTTCGACACGGACAAGTACTACTTCACCATCGTGGACACGCCCGGTCACCGCGACTTCGTGAAGAACATGATTACGGGCGCGTCGCAGGCCGACCACGCCATTCTCGTCGTGGCGGCCGACGACGGTGTCGCTCCGCAGACCCGCGAGCACGTCTTCCTGGCCCGGACGCTCGGTATCGAGACGCTCATCATCGCGGTCAACAAGATGGACGTCGTCGACTACAGCGAAGACACCTACAAGCAGGTCAAAGAGGAAGTCCAACAACTCCTGAAGCAGGTTCGGTTCGACAGCGACGATGCTCGGTTTATCCCCATCTCGGCGTTCGAGGGGGACAACATCTCCGAGCACTCGGACAACATGCCGTGGTTCGACGGCCCGACGGTGCTGGAAGCACTCAACAATCTTCCAGAGCCGTCACCGCCGACGGACGCACCGCTCAGAATTCCGATTCAGGACGTCTACACCATCTCAGGTATCGGGACTGTTCCCGTCGGTCGCGTCGAGACTGGCATCCTGAACGTCGGTGACAACGTGAGCTTCCAACCGTCGGATATCTCCGGCGAAGTGAAGACCATCGAGATGCACCACGAGGAAGTCGGTCAAGCCGGCCCCGGCGACAACATCGGGTTCAACGTCCGCGGCGTCGGCAAAGACGACATCCGCCGTGGCGACGTCTGTGGCCCGGCCGACGACCCGCCGTCCGTCGCGAAGACGTTCAAGGCGCAAATCGTCGTGATGCAGCACCCATCGGTCATCACCGCTGGCTACACGCCGGTCATCCACGCGCACACCTCACAGGTCGCGTGTACGTTCGAATCGCTCGACCAGAAACTCGACCCCGCGTCGGGTGAAGTCGCCGAGGAGAACCCGGACTTCATCAAAGCAGGTGACGCCGCAATCGTCACGCTCCGGCCACAGAAACCACTCAGCCTCGAACCGTCGTCAGAAATCGCCGAACTCGGCAGCTTCGCCATCCGTGATATGGGTCAGACCATCGCGGCCGGCAAAGTGCTCGAAGTCAACGAGTGA
- a CDS encoding ATP-grasp domain-containing protein, giving the protein MTGGDATITVGILGFHDSRETKALSNAVSELGHEAYWLHEEAVGIEVSSEGVRLEPDVDVVINRLLLSKSTTPLEDLSIASCYAAVRPVLNDPRNVLFAVHKHATAARLAAAGVPIPHTYLATSDAKLNEARVKFGSPVVYKTAIGTNGGGTWLVDHDRPLSATVDDRRAFIQEYLSETEDHRDLRVYIVGDEIVGAMYRYAPAGDWRTNVALGGDVVDATDELSQQAAGAALRATRALGLDFAGVDLIESPDGWVVLEVNPTAGFRGLYRATGTSPAAAIARLAIERAGGSVNEADVERLTHQLDGTPPEDAPSSVRDERVPVVGYSERVTVTGISGSKAVLAHIDTAADTTRIDPELAIEIGAEPPSVLSGDAAPRVDIVVELAGDRRTVTAVLDDDVEPDTPLRIGRDVLRNYYVDVRRRVKGESVDK; this is encoded by the coding sequence ATGACTGGGGGAGACGCGACAATCACGGTGGGTATTCTTGGCTTTCACGACAGCAGAGAGACGAAGGCGCTCAGCAACGCGGTCTCCGAACTAGGGCACGAAGCGTACTGGCTCCACGAAGAGGCAGTCGGTATAGAGGTCTCGTCTGAAGGAGTCCGCCTCGAACCGGACGTCGACGTCGTAATCAACCGACTCTTGCTCTCGAAGTCGACGACACCGCTCGAAGACCTCTCGATTGCGAGTTGCTACGCAGCAGTTCGGCCCGTCCTCAACGATCCACGTAACGTCCTCTTTGCAGTCCACAAGCACGCGACAGCGGCCCGACTCGCAGCGGCAGGTGTCCCAATTCCGCACACGTATCTCGCCACGAGTGATGCCAAGTTGAACGAAGCACGCGTCAAGTTCGGGTCACCAGTGGTCTACAAGACGGCCATCGGAACCAACGGGGGCGGGACGTGGCTCGTGGACCACGACCGACCGCTTTCCGCGACCGTCGACGACCGGCGAGCGTTCATTCAGGAGTACCTCAGCGAGACAGAGGACCACCGTGACCTCAGAGTCTACATCGTCGGCGACGAAATCGTCGGGGCGATGTACCGATACGCGCCAGCAGGAGACTGGCGAACCAACGTCGCACTCGGTGGTGACGTCGTCGATGCGACGGACGAACTCTCTCAACAGGCAGCGGGTGCGGCCCTCCGCGCAACACGTGCGCTCGGACTCGACTTCGCTGGTGTCGACCTCATCGAGAGCCCCGACGGATGGGTCGTGCTCGAGGTCAATCCGACTGCAGGGTTCCGTGGACTCTACCGCGCGACAGGGACCTCGCCCGCTGCTGCGATTGCTCGACTCGCAATCGAGCGAGCAGGTGGGAGTGTCAACGAGGCTGACGTGGAACGACTCACTCACCAACTCGATGGGACGCCACCCGAAGATGCGCCATCCTCGGTTCGGGACGAACGTGTGCCAGTCGTCGGCTATTCAGAGCGAGTCACAGTCACTGGAATCAGTGGCTCGAAGGCGGTTCTCGCGCACATCGACACTGCTGCCGACACGACACGAATCGACCCCGAACTGGCGATAGAAATCGGTGCCGAACCACCGTCTGTCCTCTCTGGTGACGCGGCACCGCGCGTCGATATCGTCGTCGAACTTGCCGGAGACCGACGGACCGTGACAGCCGTTCTCGACGACGATGTCGAGCCAGATACTCCACTTCGAATTGGACGTGACGTCCTCAGAAACTACTACGTCGACGTTCGGCGGCGTGTCAAGGGCGAATCAGTAGATAAGTAG
- a CDS encoding NYN domain-containing protein, with protein sequence MDLLRRLFGSDEAPSGRVALFVDGPNVLRDEFDVDLDDIREAARALGGQMSATRLYLDEHATPGLIQAAEARGFEVIITSGDVDVKLAVDLTRYAVEGRAEVIAIASRDTDFKPALETANEYGLRTVAIAPGSYGRSDALQNAATHAVTLDELADERDN encoded by the coding sequence ATGGACCTCCTGCGGCGGTTGTTCGGTTCCGACGAGGCACCGTCGGGTCGAGTCGCCCTCTTCGTCGACGGACCGAACGTCCTTCGCGACGAGTTCGACGTCGACTTAGACGACATCCGTGAAGCGGCACGAGCGCTCGGTGGACAGATGAGTGCGACACGACTGTACCTCGACGAACACGCCACACCGGGACTGATTCAGGCGGCCGAAGCGCGCGGCTTCGAGGTCATCATCACGAGCGGCGACGTAGACGTGAAACTCGCCGTCGACCTCACACGCTACGCCGTCGAAGGGCGCGCTGAAGTCATCGCCATCGCCTCCCGCGACACCGACTTCAAACCCGCACTGGAGACGGCCAACGAGTACGGTCTCCGAACCGTCGCCATCGCACCCGGAAGTTACGGTCGGTCAGACGCGCTCCAGAACGCGGCGACCCACGCGGTCACGCTCGACGAACTGGCCGACGAGCGCGACAACTGA
- a CDS encoding TatD family hydrolase, with amino-acid sequence MQEFDTPVLDNHLHLDPDHGRGVEAVKDFVRSGGTHLLVVNKPSWLLGHEVETGEDFRPVFETTVDVVREASAILDGQAWPVLGVHPGLVSKLVDDRGYDAEDARDLMCAGLDTAAEFVRAGDALALKSGRPHYDVSDAVWEASNDVLKHGLELAADCDCALQLHTESTTDLSDVASWADERGVPRERVVKHYAQGHLVGGTPSVMSDRDRLEVAAERGDPFLMETDFIDDPDRPGAVMGPKTVPRRVDWLLDEGYDAAVRNAHVETPSLVYDIDTEATLDR; translated from the coding sequence ATGCAGGAGTTCGACACGCCGGTGCTGGACAACCACCTCCACCTCGACCCGGACCACGGCCGTGGGGTCGAGGCAGTCAAGGACTTCGTCCGAAGTGGGGGAACCCACCTCCTCGTCGTGAACAAGCCATCGTGGCTCTTGGGACACGAAGTCGAGACAGGCGAGGACTTTCGCCCCGTCTTCGAGACCACGGTCGACGTCGTCCGTGAGGCATCTGCGATTCTCGACGGACAGGCGTGGCCCGTCCTCGGCGTCCATCCCGGACTCGTCTCGAAGCTCGTCGACGACCGAGGGTACGACGCCGAAGACGCCCGGGACCTGATGTGCGCCGGTCTCGACACGGCCGCCGAGTTCGTCCGCGCCGGCGACGCGCTCGCGCTCAAGTCCGGGCGACCGCACTACGACGTCTCCGACGCCGTCTGGGAGGCGTCGAACGACGTGCTCAAACACGGACTCGAACTCGCCGCCGACTGCGACTGCGCACTCCAACTCCACACGGAGTCGACGACAGACCTCTCGGACGTCGCGTCGTGGGCCGACGAACGCGGGGTTCCCCGTGAACGCGTCGTGAAACACTACGCGCAAGGCCACCTCGTCGGCGGGACGCCGAGCGTGATGAGCGACAGAGACCGCCTCGAAGTTGCCGCCGAGCGTGGTGACCCGTTCTTGATGGAGACGGACTTCATCGACGACCCCGACCGACCCGGCGCGGTGATGGGTCCGAAGACGGTTCCCCGCCGTGTCGACTGGCTGCTCGACGAGGGGTACGACGCAGCAGTCCGGAATGCGCACGTCGAGACGCCCAGCCTCGTCTACGACATCGACACCGAAGCGACACTCGACCGCTGA
- a CDS encoding DUF2150 family protein has product MTEAEERYYSPERWQNWLTRVEEEDLDLESEETGRLLMNIQNDAAIALAKILAAYDDGTLDQEEALDELATVHDIVMAEAEFETENEEGEILIGSVQTSLTCAFFTAEEYLIAGPAELEDELEAYVLAAADAEAADDLDAALGYIVQMGTNVVAGEELDISVLDDIEFGLVTEWVDGIESLQSGLSEPEVVEEED; this is encoded by the coding sequence ATGACCGAGGCCGAGGAACGATACTACTCCCCGGAACGCTGGCAGAACTGGTTGACACGCGTCGAAGAAGAGGACCTGGACCTCGAAAGCGAAGAGACCGGACGCCTCCTGATGAACATCCAGAACGACGCAGCCATCGCGCTCGCGAAGATTCTGGCCGCGTACGACGACGGCACGCTCGATCAGGAGGAAGCACTCGACGAACTCGCGACCGTCCACGACATCGTCATGGCGGAAGCCGAGTTCGAGACCGAGAACGAAGAGGGCGAGATTCTCATCGGAAGCGTCCAGACGAGCCTCACCTGTGCCTTCTTCACGGCCGAAGAGTACCTCATCGCCGGTCCCGCTGAACTCGAAGACGAGCTGGAGGCGTACGTCCTCGCCGCCGCAGACGCCGAAGCCGCCGACGACCTCGACGCCGCGCTCGGCTACATCGTCCAGATGGGGACGAACGTCGTCGCAGGCGAAGAACTCGACATCTCCGTGCTCGACGACATCGAGTTCGGTCTCGTCACGGAGTGGGTCGACGGTATCGAGAGTCTCCAGAGTGGGCTCTCGGAACCCGAAGTCGTCGAAGAAGAAGACTAA
- a CDS encoding Ig-like domain-containing protein, protein MEFLDSERGQAVQVGAILLFGFLVIGLSLYQATVVPQETKSTEFEAYLDASDDLVSLHNDLLTGATKDVQSGTVVQTGVRYRPRTLFVNPGPPTGGLSLSDARTVSITGADAVDGEAASVQTVWNGSQRTYQSKVLRYSPAYNEFDAESVSLTGVSVQREAGANVVPLGGQTFISGNRITVVALDGRIGQTGVQTPLTVTPISSSAETVTVTNTTGEDIEITLPVGSNATAWNRSVTADRMRENARVVSITDLDTGDDPTNSLVRVTLDGSYTYELRLAKVELSSSSATPTTAPPEAEYLVPATTSVVASPGETSTVAVEARDGYNNPVEGESIEFEVTGDATPKSQTVTTTDEGLATFDFTVDSDATERVTIEASSDFDGSGDIESTEEVTYTIPVVNGSGGSGSGSGSGGDGSTGEINPPNNEKGDVILEDTSSPAKDTVEIRLNNTGDQRTITSFRVSFYYPDQGDPIADTATFNGSDPQPIGGLQHELGANNVQLDTGTPTPVTLVFNSDNKPMGVTEDFFIVTVRFDTGESSTYFVAVPK, encoded by the coding sequence ATGGAGTTTCTCGACAGTGAACGAGGGCAAGCCGTTCAGGTGGGAGCTATCCTCCTGTTCGGGTTCCTCGTCATCGGCCTGTCGCTCTATCAGGCGACGGTCGTCCCGCAGGAGACGAAATCGACGGAGTTCGAGGCGTACCTCGACGCCTCGGACGACCTCGTCTCACTGCACAACGACCTTCTCACGGGTGCGACCAAAGACGTCCAGTCGGGGACCGTAGTACAGACCGGTGTTCGGTACCGCCCCCGGACGTTGTTCGTAAACCCCGGGCCGCCGACAGGGGGACTCTCGCTGTCCGATGCACGGACGGTTTCTATCACGGGCGCGGACGCTGTCGACGGTGAAGCGGCATCAGTCCAGACTGTGTGGAACGGAAGCCAACGCACTTATCAGAGCAAAGTGCTCCGGTACTCGCCAGCCTACAACGAGTTCGACGCCGAGTCGGTGTCGCTGACGGGGGTCTCGGTCCAGCGGGAGGCCGGTGCGAACGTCGTCCCACTCGGTGGGCAGACGTTCATCTCGGGGAACCGCATCACCGTCGTCGCACTCGACGGGCGGATCGGACAAACAGGTGTCCAGACGCCGCTGACGGTGACACCCATCTCGTCGTCCGCCGAGACGGTGACGGTGACCAACACGACTGGCGAGGACATCGAAATCACCCTTCCAGTTGGGAGCAATGCGACGGCGTGGAACCGGTCAGTGACGGCAGACCGAATGAGAGAAAACGCCCGTGTCGTGTCGATTACAGACCTCGATACCGGTGACGACCCGACGAACAGTCTCGTTCGTGTCACCCTCGATGGCTCGTACACGTACGAACTCCGTCTCGCGAAGGTCGAACTGTCGTCGTCGTCGGCCACACCGACAACCGCGCCGCCAGAAGCCGAATATCTCGTTCCGGCGACGACCAGCGTCGTGGCGTCGCCCGGAGAGACGTCGACGGTCGCCGTCGAAGCGCGCGACGGGTACAACAACCCCGTCGAAGGCGAGTCCATCGAGTTCGAAGTTACCGGTGATGCGACGCCGAAGAGTCAGACCGTCACGACCACCGACGAAGGGCTCGCGACGTTCGACTTCACCGTCGACAGCGACGCGACGGAGCGTGTCACCATCGAAGCGTCGAGCGACTTCGACGGGAGTGGGGACATCGAGTCCACCGAAGAAGTGACCTACACGATTCCGGTCGTGAACGGCAGCGGTGGCAGTGGTAGTGGAAGCGGGTCGGGAGGCGATGGTTCGACGGGTGAAATCAACCCGCCGAACAACGAAAAGGGAGACGTCATCCTCGAAGACACGAGTTCACCAGCGAAAGACACCGTCGAGATTCGACTGAACAACACGGGAGACCAACGCACCATCACCAGTTTCCGCGTGTCGTTCTACTACCCAGACCAGGGAGACCCGATTGCCGATACGGCGACGTTCAACGGGTCTGACCCACAGCCAATCGGCGGCCTGCAACACGAGTTGGGCGCGAACAATGTCCAACTGGACACCGGCACGCCGACACCCGTCACACTCGTCTTCAACAGCGACAACAAGCCGATGGGCGTGACGGAGGACTTCTTCATCGTCACCGTCAGATTCGACACCGGCGAATCGTCGACGTACTTCGTGGCCGTTCCGAAGTAG
- a CDS encoding type IV pilin, with translation MQDRAQSELVGTILLVSLVVLSVSVGGSFAIASLFGEQTPSPTVDTAVELTPSNFTVVHRGGDPLDVSDLNIVVSRNGSSTTYALESGRVNGVAVSSTTVLVAGDRWTPPGPDPFGPSDEVRVVVVHEPSGTVLVTKQRSADSA, from the coding sequence GTGCAGGACCGCGCGCAGTCTGAACTGGTCGGAACGATTCTCCTCGTTAGCCTCGTCGTTCTCTCCGTCTCGGTCGGTGGGTCGTTCGCTATCGCGAGTCTGTTCGGGGAACAGACACCGTCGCCAACGGTCGACACCGCGGTCGAACTCACTCCGTCGAACTTCACCGTGGTTCACCGTGGCGGCGACCCACTCGACGTGAGTGACCTGAATATCGTCGTCAGTCGAAATGGGTCGTCTACCACGTACGCACTCGAATCGGGGAGAGTGAACGGTGTGGCTGTCTCTTCGACGACAGTACTCGTCGCAGGTGACCGGTGGACGCCTCCGGGGCCGGACCCGTTTGGCCCGAGCGACGAAGTCCGCGTCGTGGTCGTTCACGAACCCTCTGGGACTGTTCTCGTGACGAAGCAACGGTCGGCCGACTCGGCGTGA